In Erigeron canadensis isolate Cc75 chromosome 6, C_canadensis_v1, whole genome shotgun sequence, the following are encoded in one genomic region:
- the LOC122605177 gene encoding E3 ubiquitin-protein ligase SIRP1-like, which translates to MEEERESTTRYWCYACSRVVNPVMEVESLKCSQCQGGFVEEMGSVRGQNRRSDPEPGISLWAPLMLGLLNSPRGNRGLEEETNQENGHGSEQHSQHEGQQQQQEPGPEVRSRASAAALLHLLHGIRASLAASAPQNNEEGRGENNRDTERERERERVIFIDPFNQTIIVQGGGNTGNPFDLTNSAQNNPFGSFGDYFLGPGLEQLLQHLAENDPNRYGTPPAQKEAVEAMPTIKIEEDSVQCSVCLEEFEIGAEARQMPCKHSFHGDCILPWLELHSSCPVCRYQLPADESKVNRNQDGSRGNLIHSNGETRHGGNNEERRFSGSLFWPFSLFSPRSPTSRENGSSPRVQEADHREDGL; encoded by the coding sequence ATGGAGGAAGAGAGAGAGTCAACAACAAGATATTGGTGCTATGCATGTTCTAGAGTTGTTAATCCAGTTATGGAAGTTGAATCACTCAAATGTTCACAATGTCAAGGTGGATTCGTGGAGGAAATGGGTAGCGTTCGGGGTCAGAACCGCCGTTCTGACCCTGAACCCGGTATCTCATTGTGGGCCCCTCTCATGCTTGGATTGCTCAACTCCCCTCGTGGGAATCGAGGATTAGAGGAGGAAACAAACCAAGAAAATGGTCATGGTTCTGAACAACATAGTCAGCATGAAggacagcagcagcagcaggagcCGGGCCCTGAAGTAAGGAGCAGGGCCAGCGCTGCTGCTCTCCTTCATCTtttacatggtatcagagctagtCTTGCAGCATCTGCACCTCAGAATAATGAAGAGGGTAGAGGAGAAAATAACCGTGACACAGAGCGAGAACGTGAACGTGAACGTGTTATTTTTATTGATCCTTTTAATCAGACTATAATTGTTCAAGGTGGTGGTAATACTGGCAACCCGTTTGATTTAACCAATTCGGCACAAAACAACCCTTTTGGTTCATTTGGTGATTATTTCTTGGGACCTGGTTTAGAGCAACTTCTACAACATTTAGCCGAAAATGACCCAAACCGATATGGTACCCCACCGGCCCAAAAAGAAGCGGTAGAGGCAATGCCAACTATAAAAATTGAAGAGGATTCTGTTCAATGTTCGGTTTGTTTAGAGGAATTTGAGATAGGGGCTGAAGCACGACAAATGCCATGTAAACATAGCTTTCATGGTGATTGTATCTTGCCATGGTTAGAACTTCATAGCTCTTGTCCAGTTTGCCGTTATCAATTGCCTGCAGACGAGTCAAAGGTCAACCGCAATCAGGACGGGTCAAGGGGTAATTTGATACATTCAAATGGTGAAACAAGACATGGCGGGAATAATGAAGAAAGGCGGTTTTCTGGTAGTCTTTTCTGGCCCTTTAGTTTGTTTTCACCTAGGTCACCTACTTCAAGGGAAAATGGGTCATCGCCACGTGTCCAAGAAGCTGATCATAGGGAAGATGGTCTCTGA